One segment of Lentisphaera araneosa HTCC2155 DNA contains the following:
- a CDS encoding GNAT family N-acetyltransferase, whose product MNYTFTKYNSTDKEYFTLLDESCYRPVVERQFGEWNIELQNEFQNNKLQKLPLQIITFDNTRIGCIAFEKFSDHTFIHEILIHPTFQGQGHGSNILKTIAKSSLEKSLPIKLQVLKQNLAINLYKRLGFKKTGTTETHFIMQKNA is encoded by the coding sequence ATGAATTACACCTTCACAAAATATAATTCAACGGATAAAGAATACTTTACCCTACTCGATGAGAGTTGCTATCGCCCAGTTGTAGAAAGACAATTTGGCGAATGGAATATTGAACTTCAAAATGAGTTTCAAAACAATAAGTTACAGAAATTACCTCTTCAAATTATCACATTTGACAACACAAGAATTGGCTGTATAGCATTTGAAAAGTTTTCCGATCACACCTTTATCCACGAAATATTAATACATCCCACTTTCCAAGGGCAAGGCCACGGATCAAACATTCTCAAAACAATAGCCAAGTCTTCTCTAGAAAAGTCTTTGCCAATTAAGTTGCAAGTCCTCAAACAAAACTTGGCAATTAATCTCTACAAACGTCTAGGCTTCAAAAAAACAGGCACTAC